The genomic DNA ggtccaaatactcataagGTCTAGAACACTATATTTGATaagtttccctcagtttaagtttgttacccggatttgttttttctctaccGATTTATGAATTATGAACACTTTAATATCTCTTCACTAATGCCCAATGCAAATATATTGGTCTATACTTTGGGAGCTTCTACACCAAAAggacgaaaaacaaatatgtacattgtaacacagaaacaaacgataatcactgaataacaggctccggACTCGGGACAGGTACAGACAAAAACTTCGGACAGTGATCGTCTCCGTTCCAGAACTATTTTCCTTTACTCCATCAAATTAGTGTAGAGTAGTATTCGGACCCGTATGCGGATCGGAACTGGAACTGCCGGGGAGTTTGGCACAGACATAGGGAATATAGCGGATTTTGACATGTAACCGGGATCTAAAGTTTTCTTGGCACTGCCTTTGAGTAGGTGGATTCATAGTGAAATAAATGTTCGGATTAGTTTGGAGATATCAATGATGTTAATAGATGTAGGAGCAGGAGAAAGGTCGTGTAAATTAATGTTGTTTGCAAGGacagttattttttatattgatatcaaAAGGACAGGAATATTTAAGCCATGTTTTTCGAATGaagttttaaatgatatataacgGAATGTTTTGAATTTCCGGTTTGGCGGTTCTTTGCAACTTTTTGATTGAATCTATTAATATTGATCTTTAACTCAGCGAGCACATCTTTATTCGTATTTTAGCTCGCCCCTAAATGaaaggtaaaaacaaaaccAACCAACAAGACTTATATTGACTTGATGTTTCCTTCTCGGGACAAGCTCAACCCTGCCCAAATCTACCCAGAGCCAAATAATAACACACTCATACCTAAACGATGTTAAGTGTTTGGTGAGCATTTACCATACCCTTTTCATCCATACCAAACGTTATTCATTGGTGCGTTGCAGCGCGGACAATGGCATATGTGTAGGAGTAAGAACAAATGCTGAGGAACATTTGGTGTTTGGATAGACGTAGAtactgttttatatattttcaatttttcggacgtaaatattctttaaaaaaacaattttcctTACAGCAAAAAGTTCATTCAATGGAGAGAAACAGAAAATCTAGTAAACATGGCAAAAGAAAAGATGTTCACAAAATTGGATCAAAAAGGAAACTCAAAGAAGAGGTAAATCAAAAGGGTACATGATAGCAGAATGAGCTTTTAGAGTGATGCAATTcgtataaattttgaaaaaagtaaaaaatgcaTGAATGGCATTATTTTTTAGCTTCCTTATTCATAATACAATTGGTAGTACTAAtacatgttttgttatttagaCCCTTTGATACAATATGTAGGGATCACATTTAGTTGTGTATCCTTCACGTCTTAAAAATATGACGTGCATTTGGCATAAATAGTAACAATTGGGAGGCACTTTCATTATATTACTTTACTTAGATAGGTAAAAACAGTCAACGTCTTTTTATCACCTAAGGCAGGTGAACAGGGCTGTCATTATTTAGCACATTaattatgccgttagttttctcttttaaattggTTTACGTTTGTCATTCCGgagcctttaatagctgactatgctgcaAGGGTTTTGCCCTTATCAAAGGCCGCATGTTGACCCtaagttgttattttttgtcgTTTGGTTTCTTgcgaagagttgtctcattagcaatagTACCATATCTTCTTCTGTATATTTACAACTAATCAATCAACGAAgtttttaataaacaataaaccaCACACAATCAAAACGTTGTACAATCAAGGAAAGGTCTATAAAagattatatatattgatttttatcacAATGACAATGAATGCCGAAACTGACATATACCGGTATCAAAGACGTTCAACAAATTTACCTAAAAAAATCCaatcaaatatacaaagaaatCTAGTAAAGACACTTACAAGAAAGATATATAGCAATTATTTGTAAAGCTGAAAAAGCCATCAAAAAGTGGAACTGATTGTTAATACAGTATGTTAATACACGATGCATTACCAGTAAATTATTTTCCAACAAATATAAATtcagccaaaaaaaataataaaacacaagggtaaaaaaatatttaacattccCACTCAAACCACTAACGTCTTAACAATATGGAACGAAAAAACCCAGTTTacttgactaaaattaataataatttgaacagaGAGAAACTATACATGAGATGACTACTAAAAGATTAAAGATAGACAGACAAAAGGACGCATGGACTGAAGTCACAAATCGATACCTAGGCAGAGGTGAGAACATTTAATATGGCCCTTTAAGTATGTTGTTCTACTATTCAAATGGTTAAACATTAGTAGTTAAAGTAgatattgttttacatgtaaGAATACAACAATTTCAAATCAACACGGCCACTACTCTGAATTATTGCGAATTTGTAAAGCCAATACACATTAtcgtatatttttgttgttacGTAGTGATGTGTAATTATTAATTCATTTACAGTTGTGTCACTGCATATGCTATGTTTGAGTACAAAATATATTGAAGTATTTGAAAACTTCTGATTAGTTAAgccttttttcaactgatttgtatagttcgttctgATGTTGAACGtgtacaccactgtcccaggtcagTGGAGGGTAAGTATCCCGTTAACATGTTTTACTTTACCACATTCTGAATGTATGTGCCtgacccaagtcaggagcttgtaattcagtggctgtcgtttgttgatgtgttttctatttttttttttttttttttttggtacatacattaggccgttagttacctcgtttaaattgttttacatttgccaTTTCGGGGCcgtttatagctgacaatgcggtaaggtattgctcattgttgaagaccgtacggtgacctatagttgttaatttctgtgtcatttggtattTTGTGAAGATTCGTCtagtcttcttttttatgtgtaacaattttatatttttaatagtcACCCAACCGAAGTATGTTCATGTAGGCGAACCACTAGATGGAGGCCTAGAAGACGATTGTGACTTTAATGAATGGATAGAGAACAatctaccatctcatcataaaaagtaaaacatattattcataacaaaatatgtGGTGATatgatgtattttaaaaaaaaaagaagatctgCGCATTGAGTCATCAAatgtttccatatttttttatcaacatacaaataagatatatatattactatTTAATTGTAAGGTAATGATTTGTATAAtccaaaaaaaacctaaaaaaaaaactaattaagGTATATATGACAAAGCAATAGCATCACAAATGGAATAACTAAAGTAGGAAAAGGTCATGTATACAAAACGATTGCAAGGTGACTACTACAGTACTTATAGAtaattttttgatttatttttaatttgtttttaaatgggTCACTTTTTGTTCCAGATTTATtctaaattgtcaattttgacatcaacaaatatatttgacattaaTATACACGAGCTCTGTTTTCCAATCAGTTTTCATAATctattgaatgaaaattttatgCCAGTCTCGACGAAAAGAAGGTTATACGTCAactatttacagaaaatattacTACTCTACAAACAATTTtcctaaataaaaaagtaaaaataatttaacacacagaaatcttaaaaaaaaaccttaacatTAATTGATTTAATCATACACATCGTGACTGAAGTCTTGATAAATAGCATGGTTCATGCATTATTTGTTCATCTCTCATTACAGATCAAATGGGGTTCACTGGATTTCCGTCGTACGTACATGTATGTACGATGACGCAGAatacaaaactaaaaacaaaccTGACACCCTTGGATTACAGTCTGCGATAGAAAACACTGAGGTAGTCGACCAAAAAACCTTGAAAAGACTTGCCAAAGAATATTCATTTACCAGTGGCAAATGGATGTTGTATGGAAAAACAGGATGTGAAATCGATGGACTTTGGAGAATTATTGCAGATGGTGTAATAAGGGGAATAATTCCTAGTTGTTCGGCAAAAGTCAGTGCAGTAAATGAAAAGAAAGACGACCATATcatttgtatttacaatgaCAACTTTTTCAATGAAGCAGAAGTTCATGCTCTGAGAGATGGTATAATGAATTCTGGGATACATAATCGGTTAAGATACAAAGCAGATATATATACGCATTTAGGAATAAAGAGTTCAAACGAATGGGGAATAGATCCAGTTTTGTATCGAGGTAGGCTGTATATAAAATCAGTCATTTCACTCATATAACGTACACGTAAACAATGCATTTGCTCTTGTCTCCGTGATAAAAGAAATTGCATGaggtaaacaaaaacaaaaacaaaaactattcAATTAATGACACAAATTAGCTCCTTTCTAATGTATTGCTTAAAAGCATTGTATTTTCTACTGAAACCTGACAATGGTTTTCTATATCCTCCAAAAGTTGGAATATGCCGGATTTAGAAATATCCAAATAATTCACGAAATCGTACAATCTCACGTCGATGTCGTTCTAATGCCAtcaaaccaatcaatcaatcaagatgatttcaaataacataatggaaaaacaaacagttacacatatatattatttttttaacaaatgtttaaaaatattgaggAGTTGATGCGAGACAGGTAAACTTTCGCCTAAAATTCACAGTTCTCTTGCTCCTAAAACTTGTGCATATCAATGcgttattttgatatttttaaaaacttgcCTACCAAGTTAGCTGATGTTTTGAAATGAATACGTTGTTGTAATTACTTTAATAGGCTTTCACACAAGTACAACTTGGCCCTCGTCTTAGTTTTTGTGCAAATGTTTTCTTCGATTGAAATTGAACAGTGTTTATTCAATTTGGGTAAAAAACGTCGAAAATCTTTTCAacgtaaaacaataaataaaattcatgaaaaaaaaacgctTTTCGGGATGTACATTCACCAAAAGAACTCATTGCAAAACATATACAATTGTTAGTTTtgattgaaatatattcatTAGTTTAGTATGCCTTTCCGCATTAATGTTTTCAACTGTAAATCTTATTTCGATATAACTCCTTAAAAATCTGCATTTCACATGAGATGTTCTTAACATATGTATGATTCAGCTAATATACCAATCAGTGAAATTGAAGATCGTTTAAGATTTCTTCAGACTGCTGTCAATATAGGACATGCATTTTTTTCCCCTAGGGGCCTTATTTTTTTCGGTCTGTGTGCccgttcgttcgtttgtctgtTCCGCTTTAGGTTAAAGAGTTAGTCAAGGCAGTTTTTAATGAGGTTGAGGTTCAACCGACACATATTTgttgtgatatgatctttctatgcagtgaggtcgttgatacaaatcagaattaagaattAAGAAAATGGATGAATCTATCAATATTCATGCTACGACATTTTTTGAAGAACCGAATGTTCAAATATGTTATTGTCCACAcagataaagccccaaacaaCATCATTGTTGTgtgtaaaactcattacattaactgcttgataaacgaattaggttttagatatatatagattataccactgcatcgagtgttatagtatccactcgagacagttaaattttcaaatttatagtccgagccgcctcgacgagagtggataaatatcgtattacacgacATTTGGTGGtgaaatctgtttctctaagGATTTCTTAACATTATGCAGGCAAACTTATTCCTTCTAttcgaatgatctgcaaaaagatgtgttcgtTATGTGACGTCGTCAGGCATGGTGGCCatttttcatgccgtcacaataggaaattcagaggaaagcaagaaagtTCGACGTCACAATCGGATTTTACCCAATGAAatactgagatcaaacgaaccacacgttgattacattttttttatataatgtgtgcagaaagggataaattgacgaagaattagagaaattaggtttataccctcacgacacttaccaaacaGGAACTCCtagataatcataggtctgttctatgttctgTTGAAATGTCGACCAAAGATggagaactggatcttccataaCTGTATTGGATAACTACagtacataagtgtccttacacaAGGGTATATTGCtcggtcttccaagtgctccacgaaacctctttctaaattataaacatctattttatcagcaatcaaagacgagCTTCAGAGTTCTTGTGAAACTGGCTATTCCAGAG from Mytilus trossulus isolate FHL-02 chromosome 8, PNRI_Mtr1.1.1.hap1, whole genome shotgun sequence includes the following:
- the LOC134681438 gene encoding uncharacterized protein LOC134681438 yields the protein MERNRKSSKHGKRKDVHKIGSKRKLKEERETIHEMTTKRLKIDRQKDAWTEVTNRYLGRVTQPKYVHVGEPLDGGLEDDCDFNEWIENNLPSHHKKSNGVHWISVVRTCMYDDAEYKTKNKPDTLGLQSAIENTEVVDQKTLKRLAKEYSFTSGKWMLYGKTGCEIDGLWRIIADGVIRGIIPSCSAKVSAVNEKKDDHIICIYNDNFFNEAEVHALRDGIMNSGIHNRLRYKADIYTHLGIKSSNEWGIDPVLYREKEKAFDNFQFDPLYDKEPSKSAVAGINITTESSPLFSISGPTRNCIIPLTLGIKSMSRLQEYGNGHDQVRLSILFHDGNTCIKGVAFGDSARKWKDNLKVPCTYTLRSYDIRYSDRKYNNTKYEIRLLENTVLTKVKHGYFQIPKENKMQISELDHQFENVLVSTSKVMFIRIGRQIRPREKFLRELYIKDSTGQIKIKMWSHERDEFPYNVGDCVKLKYAYLKYDSFCRQWFLEKNDNMMIFKCNE